The following are from one region of the Fusarium keratoplasticum isolate Fu6.1 chromosome 4, whole genome shotgun sequence genome:
- a CDS encoding MFS domain-containing protein, whose product MSVVEEKTPTVADESHPPSTPKSEDYAPIDPAAEKKLLMKLDLCIYPTLFIIYMMSFLDRINISNARIQGLPQEIDLSGNRFNIALFVYFIPYILLEVPSNILIRKVRPSFYLSGLMFCWGIINMCMGFIHSYGSLVALRFLLGAFEAGVLPGIIYVTSMYYKRHEFQKRMSFFFTSTLIGGAFGGLLAYGIARLGGDKGMSAWRWIFIIEGAITAFLSIIAVFLIADWPEQARFLTAEEKTLVQRRLAADTGDSCRMDTLNKFATERILKDWKIWLGAFMYMGIGTTGYAGVFFMPTILLEFGWKAEEAQVQTIPVYVLSAGVMLLSAWGSDRLKHRYGFVLTGACIATIGYAMLLEQGGKSRDYKFAAVFLINAGGYIATPICLAWLQNNLSGHWKRSFGSALQVTLGNVAGIIGANIFLVKESPTYKTGYGTALGMMWMGTLAATLMFGFMWRENRKRDAGDRDDRLSLPEEDLRNMGDWHPSFRFTL is encoded by the exons ATGTCAGTCGTTGAGGAAAAGACGCCCACTGTGGCCGATGAGTCGCATCCTCCCAGCACGCCCAAGTCGGAGGACTATGCACCCATCGACCCCGCggcggagaagaagttgctgATGAAGCTGGATCTATGCATCTACCCAACCCTGTTCATCATCTACATGATGTCCTTCCTCGACCGGATCAACATCAGCAATGCCAGGATCCAGGGGCTGCCACAAGAGATTGACCTCTCGGGCAACCGTTTCAACATTGCTCTCTTT GTGTACTTCATCCCCTACATCCTGCTCGAGGTGCCATCCAATATCCTCATCCGCAAGGTCCGCCCGTCCTTCTACCTCTCTGGGCTGATGTTCTGCTGGGGGATCATCAACATGTGCATGGGCTTTATTCACTCGTATGGATCTCTTGTTGCCCTGCGATTCCTCCTTGGTGCCTTTGAGGCTGGAGTCCTGCCCGGCATCATCTACGTGACGTCCATGTACTATAAGCGCCACGAATTCCAGAAACGcatgtccttcttcttcacaaGCACCCTCATCGGAGGTGCCTTTGGAGGACTGCTGGCCTACGGCATTGCTCGTCTCGGTGGCGACAAGGGCATGtctgcttggcgatggatCTTTATCATCGAGGGTGCCATCACCGCCTTCCTCTCCATCATTgccgtcttcctcatcgcaGACTGGCCCGAGCAGGCTCGTTTCCTCactgctgaggagaagacTCTCGTCCAGCGCCGCCTCGCTGCTGACACTGGTGACTCTTGCCGCATGGACACGCTCAACAAGTTCGCCACCGAGAGGATCCTGAAGGACTGGAAGATCTGGCTCGGTGCCTTCATGTACATGGGCATTGGTACTACAGGCTACGCTGGCGTCTTCTTCATGCCCACCATTCTGCTCGAGTTTGGCTggaaggctgaggaggcccaGGTCCAAACCATCCCTGTCTATGTGCTCTCGGCCGGCGTCATGCTCCTCTCCGCCTGGGGATCTGATCGTCTCAAGCACCGCTATGGCTTCGTCTTGACGGGTGCTTGCATCGCAACCATCGGCTACGCCATGCTTCTCGAGCAGGGCGGCAAGTCTCGCGACTACAAGTTTGCcgccgtcttcctcatcaacgccgGCGGCTACATCGCCACGCCCATCTGCCTCGCCTGGCTGCAAAACAACCTCTCCGGCCACTGGAAGCGCTCCTTTGGCTCCGCCCTCCAGGTCACCCTCGGCAACGTCGCCGGCATCATCGGCGCaaacatcttcctcgtcaaggagtCCCCCACCTACAAGACAGGCTACGGCACCGCCCTCGGAATGATGTGGATGGGCACCCTCGCCGCCACCCTCATGTTTGGCTTCATGTGGCGCGAGAACAGGAAGCGCGATGCCGGTGACCGCGATGACAGGCTCAGTCTGCCAGAGGAAGACTTGAGGAACATGGGTGACTGGCATCCGAGCTTTAGGTTTACCCTGtaa
- a CDS encoding MFS domain-containing protein has translation MAAAPRRSQSPFRDASETTPLLGDGLEVDTEASTLIGTATPTVRSGAGTPGPGDDAPPEVKPGKPLPKLQIFLLCYARMTEPIAFFCIFPFIAEMVQRNGNLPKSDVGFYSGLIESLFSATQMLVLITWGRLADRIGRKPILVLTLVGTAVGPALFGMAKTLPQMILFRCLAGVFSGSSLVIRTMISEHSTPETQARAFSWFAFAGNLGLFIGPIIGGALANPATQYPGSFGHNKFFLEYPYALPGFVTGVISATSALTSALFLKETLKKQGTDELSHREITSSKPPLSTWELLKAPGVGIVLWVYGHVMFLAFAFTAIMPVVLYTPIHLGGVEFDSVKISMYMAVQGAAQAMWLVLAFPMLQHRFGTKGVMKLCGFAYPFFFAGYILLNTLLRADTHLTTVLFWTFGAVVAIVGPGVSMAFTGVQLALNDAAPDSHVLGTLNALALTLSSGIRSIVPGAATAIYAVGVRGQILWGHLLWFILVPLAAAFAVACEYLPEGRRPTKDDDENEESEA, from the coding sequence ATGGCAGCTGCTCCGCGCCGCTCTCAGAGCCCCTTCCGGGATGCCTCGGAGACGACCCCTCTCCTCGGCGACGGCCTGGAAGTCGACACCGAGGCCTCCACTCTCATTGGTACCGCGACTCCCACCGTCCGCTCCGGCGCCGGTACGCCCGGGCCCGGCGACGATGCCCCCCCGGAGGTCAAGCCGGGAAAGCCGCTGCCGAAACTTCagatcttcctcctctgctACGCCCGGATGACGGAGCCCATCGCTTTCTTCTGCATCTTTCCCTTCATCGCCGAGATGGTTCAGCGGAATGGAAACCTACCCAAGTCTGACGTGGGCTTCTACAGCGGCCTCATCGAGTCTTTGTTCTCGGCAACCCAGATGCTGGTGCTCATCACCTGGGGCCGTCTCGCAGACCGCATCGGCCGCAAGCCCATCCTCGTCTTGACCCTCGTTGGCACAGCCGTTGGCCCAGCGCTCTTTGGTATGGCAAAGACTCTTCCGCAGATGATTCTCTTCCGGTGCTTGGCGGGCGTCTTTTCAGGATCTAGTCTTGTCATCCGGACCATGATCTCGGAGCATAGCACACCTGAGACGCAGGCGCGTGCCTTTAGCTGGTTTGCTTTTGCTGGAAACTTGGGACTCTTTATTGGCCCCATCATTGGCGGTGCTCTGGCGAATCCGGCCACTCAGTATCCCGGAAGCTTTGGACATAACAAGTTCTTCCTCGAGTACCCCTACGCCCTTCCAGGCTTTGTCACTGGTGTCATCAGCGCCACGAGTGCTCTCACAAgcgccctcttcctcaaaGAAACCCTCAAAAAACAAGGCACTGACGAGCTATCCCACCGAGAGATCACCTCCTCAAAACCACCTCTATCAACCTGGGAACTCCTCAAAGCCCCCGGCGTCGGCATCGTCCTCTGGGTCTACGGCCACGTCATGTTCCTCGCCTTTGCCTTTACGGCCATCATGCCGGTTGTGCTCTACACGCCCATCCACTTGGGCGGCGTGGAATTCGACTCTGTCAAGATCTCCATGTACATGGCTGTCCAGGGAGCGGCCCAAGCGATGTGGCTGGTCTTGGCGTTTCCCATGCTGCAGCACCGTTTCGGCACCAAGGGTGTTATGAAGCTGTGCGGGTTTGCGTACCCCTTTTTCTTTGCTGGGTATATCCTTCTCAACACGCTGCTTCGGGCGGATACACATCTCACGACGGTCCTGTTCTGGACTTTTGGAGCTGTTGTTGCTATTGTCGGTCCTGGCGTCTCGATGGCGTTTACAGGCGTGCAGCTTGCTCTCAACGACGCTGCCCCTGACTCTCACGTCTTGGGAACTCTGAACGCCCTGGCCTTGACTCTTTCCAGTGGCATTCGGTCCATTGTGCCAGGTGCTGCCACAGCCATCTATGCTGTTGGAGTTCGAGGTCAGATTCTTTGGGGTCACCTTTTGTGGTTTATTCTGGTTCCCCTTGCTGCAGCGTTTGCTGTTGCCTGCGAGTATCTGCCAGAGGGCCGACGGCCAACaaaggatgacgacgagaacgagGAAAGCGAAGCTTGA